From Methylomonas sp. EFPC3, a single genomic window includes:
- a CDS encoding response regulator, which translates to MHAIHIADLSILLIEPSPMQLKVILQHLRGEGIAKVEGVSTGAAAMESLHSHQPDLIISSLYLPDMMATELIEQLREDEVLNHIPFMLISSESSFDVLDNIRQAGVVAILPKPFAHEDLKHALRSTIEFIDPQEISLEHYDIENVRVLVVDDSKLARKHISRVLNNMGIEKITEAHDGKAGLDLFSLNQNAFDLIVTDYNMPIMDGQQLIRAIRQDLGNSIIPILMVTSEDNETRLANVHKAGVSGICDKPFNPQTVKEMLYRVLEPED; encoded by the coding sequence ATGCATGCCATCCATATTGCCGACCTGTCGATTTTGTTGATAGAACCGTCGCCGATGCAACTTAAAGTCATTCTGCAGCACTTACGCGGCGAAGGTATCGCCAAGGTCGAAGGCGTCTCGACCGGCGCGGCGGCGATGGAAAGTTTGCATAGCCATCAACCGGATTTGATTATCAGCAGCCTGTATTTGCCGGACATGATGGCAACGGAGTTGATCGAGCAACTCAGGGAAGACGAAGTGCTGAACCATATCCCGTTCATGCTGATTTCCAGCGAATCCAGCTTCGACGTACTGGATAACATCCGTCAGGCCGGCGTCGTGGCGATATTGCCCAAGCCCTTCGCCCACGAAGACTTGAAACACGCGCTCCGTTCCACCATCGAATTCATTGACCCGCAAGAGATCAGTCTGGAACATTACGATATCGAGAACGTGAGAGTTTTGGTGGTGGACGACAGTAAACTGGCCCGGAAACATATCAGCCGGGTACTGAACAATATGGGGATCGAGAAAATCACCGAAGCGCATGACGGCAAGGCGGGGCTGGATCTGTTCAGCTTAAATCAAAACGCCTTCGACTTGATCGTGACCGACTACAACATGCCGATCATGGATGGTCAGCAATTAATCCGCGCGATCCGCCAGGATCTGGGCAACTCGATCATCCCTATTCTGATGGTCACCAGCGAAGACAACGAAACCCGGTTGGCCAACGTGCATAAGGCCGGAGTCTCCGGCATCTGCGACAAACCGTTCAATCCACAGACGGTCAAGGAAATGTTGTACCGGGTATTGGAACCGGAAGATTAA
- a CDS encoding alpha/beta hydrolase yields MKLRLILALALVAACSYVAGAKTYATVYQWLHGTGADKPFKWPDGFDIRDIPSSVDGKLQKAYFYSAPTSSKRPLLISLHYWAGNYATPDALAVLAKLNDWNYIHPDFRGPAVATENCLSDQVIADLEDAVSFALTNANVDLQNIYVVGFSGGAYTALGWYSRTRHPVKAWLAWAPITDLAEWQLQTKHSGSADLSDYVLACTGSGAAIDAGAARARSPLYWPLPTSPRGRVELYAGIKDGHKGTVPIAHSLAYFNRLVDLYAKPEAAVESSLAMRLLTQGEAAGSTRIGDRVVFLQRDVGFASLTVYDGGHELLADYCFDRLLQLAR; encoded by the coding sequence ATGAAGCTGCGATTGATTCTAGCCCTGGCTTTGGTTGCCGCTTGCTCGTATGTGGCGGGGGCAAAGACCTATGCCACGGTCTACCAGTGGCTGCATGGAACTGGCGCCGACAAACCCTTTAAATGGCCGGACGGTTTTGACATTCGGGATATTCCAAGCAGCGTCGACGGCAAGTTGCAAAAAGCTTATTTTTACTCCGCGCCGACTAGCTCGAAGCGGCCTTTGCTGATCAGTTTGCATTATTGGGCGGGCAACTACGCCACGCCCGATGCCTTGGCGGTCTTAGCCAAACTGAACGATTGGAACTACATTCATCCCGACTTTCGCGGACCGGCGGTCGCTACTGAAAACTGTCTAAGCGACCAGGTCATTGCCGATTTGGAAGATGCGGTGAGCTTTGCCTTAACTAACGCAAATGTCGACTTGCAAAATATTTATGTGGTCGGTTTTTCCGGCGGGGCCTATACCGCATTGGGCTGGTACTCCAGAACCCGACATCCGGTCAAGGCTTGGCTGGCCTGGGCGCCGATTACCGATTTGGCCGAATGGCAGTTGCAAACCAAACATAGCGGCAGTGCCGATTTAAGCGATTATGTGCTGGCTTGCACCGGCAGCGGCGCGGCAATCGATGCCGGCGCGGCGCGGGCACGCTCTCCCTTGTACTGGCCCTTACCAACGAGTCCCCGGGGGCGGGTCGAACTGTATGCCGGGATTAAGGATGGTCACAAGGGAACCGTGCCGATTGCGCACTCGCTTGCTTACTTCAATCGTCTGGTCGATCTATATGCCAAACCCGAAGCCGCCGTCGAGTCCAGTCTGGCGATGCGCTTGTTAACGCAAGGGGAAGCTGCGGGCTCAACGCGTATCGGCGACAGAGTCGTTTTTTTGCAGCGGGACGTCGGGTTTGCGTCTCTGACGGTCTACGATGGCGGTCACGAGTTGCTGGCCGACTACTGTTTCGACCGGCTGTTGCAGCTGGCGAGATGA
- a CDS encoding MBOAT family protein: MLFNSYTFILAFLPITLGLFFFLGRYAGRRVAISWLVAASLFFYGWWNPAYLGLIIASIFFNYAIGTLLGDERRALSTRQRIFALAVSANLAVLGYYKYANFFLENLNAALGTGYAHAEIILPLGISFFTFTQIAFLVDAYRGEVREYNFLHYALFVTYFPHLIAGPVLHHREMMPQFGRSSIFRFDSLNFAAGLSYFVLGLFKKVVIADSLAGLGAPIFAAAAKGQQLMHLDAWGGALSYTFQLYFDFSGYSDMAIGLALMMGVRLPLNFNSPYKAVNIIEFWRRWHMTLSRFLRDYLYIALGGNKKGPLRRYANLLITMLLGGLWHGAGWTFIIWGALHGCYLIVNHGWHAVRRSLGHDLASSSRLGRVSGNLLTFLAVVVGWVYFRANDVDTAHRILAGMLALPQLQLSPFYSAVVQQSALGAWVAVTGVSVSAEAILLAVLSVAVSITFLAPNTQQIMGRFYLAPRGAEESAVLIDNGIWSPNLRWAGLIGLASVWALLGLTQISEFLYFQF, from the coding sequence ATGCTTTTCAACTCCTACACCTTCATCCTGGCTTTTTTGCCGATAACATTAGGCCTGTTTTTTTTCTTGGGCCGTTATGCCGGCCGGAGAGTGGCGATTAGCTGGCTGGTTGCCGCCTCGCTATTTTTTTATGGCTGGTGGAATCCGGCTTACCTGGGCCTGATTATCGCGTCGATCTTTTTCAATTATGCCATCGGCACGCTGCTGGGCGACGAGCGCCGCGCTCTATCTACCCGGCAGCGAATCTTTGCCCTGGCCGTTTCGGCCAATCTGGCGGTACTGGGTTATTACAAATACGCCAATTTTTTTCTGGAAAACCTCAATGCGGCCCTGGGTACCGGCTACGCGCACGCCGAAATCATTTTGCCGCTGGGTATTTCATTTTTTACCTTCACGCAGATTGCCTTTTTGGTCGACGCCTACCGCGGTGAGGTGAGGGAATACAATTTTCTGCACTATGCGCTGTTCGTAACCTACTTCCCGCACCTGATTGCCGGCCCGGTCTTGCATCACCGGGAAATGATGCCCCAGTTTGGCAGAAGCAGCATATTTCGCTTCGATTCGCTGAATTTTGCCGCCGGCTTGAGTTATTTTGTCCTGGGCTTATTCAAAAAGGTGGTGATCGCTGACAGTCTCGCCGGTTTGGGTGCGCCGATATTTGCCGCTGCAGCCAAAGGCCAGCAATTGATGCATTTAGATGCCTGGGGCGGGGCTTTGTCTTATACCTTTCAACTCTATTTCGATTTTTCGGGCTATTCGGATATGGCTATCGGCTTGGCGTTGATGATGGGGGTGCGGCTGCCGTTGAATTTCAATTCACCGTATAAAGCCGTCAATATCATCGAATTCTGGCGGCGTTGGCATATGACGCTGTCGCGCTTTTTACGCGACTATCTGTACATTGCGCTCGGCGGAAACAAAAAGGGTCCGCTTCGCCGCTACGCCAACCTGTTGATTACCATGTTACTTGGCGGACTGTGGCATGGCGCCGGCTGGACTTTTATCATCTGGGGGGCTCTGCACGGCTGCTACCTGATCGTCAATCACGGTTGGCACGCCGTGCGCCGTTCTCTGGGGCACGATCTGGCATCGTCAAGCCGATTGGGTCGGGTATCGGGCAATTTGCTGACATTCCTGGCTGTGGTCGTCGGCTGGGTGTATTTCCGCGCCAACGATGTCGATACCGCGCATCGGATTTTAGCCGGCATGCTAGCGTTGCCGCAGCTTCAACTGTCGCCGTTTTATTCGGCCGTGGTGCAACAGTCGGCGTTGGGAGCCTGGGTGGCCGTTACCGGTGTTAGCGTCAGTGCGGAAGCCATTTTGCTGGCGGTATTATCGGTTGCGGTGAGCATTACTTTTCTCGCACCGAATACCCAGCAAATCATGGGGCGCTTTTATTTAGCGCCGCGCGGAGCGGAGGAGTCGGCTGTTTTAATCGATAACGGGATCTGGTCGCCAAACCTGCGCTGGGCCGGTCTGATCGGTTTGGCCTCGGTTTGGGCCTTGCTGGGCCTGACCCAAATCAGCGAATTTTTGTATTTCCAGTTTTAA
- the lexA gene encoding transcriptional repressor LexA, with protein MKPLTHRQQQILDFIEQTLVREGFPPTIAEITAAFGMGSGNAIRGHLQALAKKGAIQLTPGASRGIRLLKPGTDPGLPLIGRVAAGQPILAEQHIEGYCQLGPELFQQRADYLLRVHGLSMRDAGILDGDLLAVQRRPDARSGQLVIARIGDEATVKRLQLDGDIAYLEPANPDFKTLRIDLRQETLTIEGIVVGVIRREPL; from the coding sequence ATGAAACCCCTCACCCACCGCCAGCAGCAAATTCTGGACTTCATCGAGCAAACCTTGGTTCGGGAAGGCTTTCCGCCGACCATCGCCGAAATCACCGCGGCTTTTGGCATGGGGTCCGGCAACGCTATTCGCGGCCACTTGCAGGCACTGGCCAAGAAAGGCGCGATTCAACTGACGCCGGGCGCCTCGCGCGGCATTCGCCTGCTAAAACCCGGCACCGATCCAGGCTTACCGCTGATCGGCCGGGTCGCGGCCGGCCAGCCGATCCTGGCCGAACAACATATCGAAGGCTATTGCCAGCTCGGCCCCGAACTATTCCAGCAGCGGGCCGATTATTTATTGCGGGTACACGGCCTGAGCATGCGCGATGCCGGCATCCTGGACGGCGACTTGCTGGCCGTGCAACGTCGGCCCGATGCGCGTAGCGGGCAACTGGTGATAGCGCGGATAGGCGACGAGGCCACCGTGAAACGGCTGCAGCTGGACGGCGATATCGCGTATCTGGAACCGGCCAATCCGGATTTCAAAACCCTCCGCATCGATTTACGCCAGGAGACATTAACCATCGAAGGCATCGTGGTCGGCGTGATTCGCCGGGAACCTTTATGA
- the imuA gene encoding translesion DNA synthesis-associated protein ImuA, with protein sequence MNQALEELLRSRAGIWRGLHSDHAAWPVVGSGFPELDAVLPGGGWPLGTLAEIAIPAVGCGELRLLLPAMADLSRAGRHIVWIAPPYQPYAPGLLQAGLALPQLLAVNVDTADDMPWSAEKLLRSGGCGMALLWPRRLDGRQIRRLQLAAETGSALAILFVLPDQSYPGATLRIGVCPSTTGLNLNIIKARGSLRRSRLSIRF encoded by the coding sequence ATGAATCAGGCCTTGGAAGAGTTGCTACGCAGCCGGGCCGGGATCTGGCGCGGCCTGCACAGCGACCACGCCGCCTGGCCTGTGGTTGGCAGCGGTTTTCCGGAACTGGATGCGGTATTGCCCGGCGGCGGTTGGCCGCTGGGTACGCTAGCGGAAATCGCCATCCCTGCCGTGGGCTGCGGCGAATTGCGTCTGCTGTTGCCGGCGATGGCCGACTTGAGCCGGGCCGGGCGCCACATCGTCTGGATTGCGCCGCCCTATCAACCTTATGCACCGGGCCTACTCCAGGCTGGCTTGGCCTTGCCGCAACTGCTGGCCGTCAACGTCGATACCGCGGACGATATGCCATGGAGTGCGGAAAAACTGCTACGCAGCGGCGGCTGCGGCATGGCCTTACTGTGGCCGCGCCGGCTCGACGGCCGGCAAATCCGCCGGCTGCAATTGGCTGCGGAAACCGGCTCGGCCTTGGCCATCCTGTTCGTGCTGCCCGACCAAAGCTACCCCGGCGCTACATTACGCATCGGTGTATGTCCAAGCACAACTGGTCTGAATTTAAACATCATCAAGGCCCGCGGCAGCTTGCGCCGCAGCAGGCTAAGCATAAGGTTTTGA
- a CDS encoding DNA polymerase Y family protein: MEALKIDTTQAVAAIATLNGRPGLYAVSAAARQTGVEPGMSQNAAQALCPTLTLLPRDPAAEKAALKRLANIGLHFSPWVSLDRPDCQLLEIGSCLTLFGGTDRFRQQLRDACLAAGHTPAIAIAPTAAAAELLAGLGLEMQITEPAQLRSALGPLPIAALGLEGKTLARLGNAGIRRLVDLWRLPRDGLARRYGNGLLQRLDSLLGLQPTVLNAFHRPPAFAARRELPIDLTRLDHFFPAIAQLVEAWEEFLRQRDAVALAVALDLHHHRRPSTRLELRFRHGNRDAGHCLALLREKLERSPLPAPVLGVELLCSEIAQCQPAISSLFAEEQATEANSDWQAMLDQVQNRLGHHALQRFAVAADHRPERAHHHDTTQTAMLTVASPRPLWLLDAPEPLSADSFTLLSPAERIESGWWDNQALRRDYFIGQDRLGRKLWLFRELAGNRGWYLHGLFG; this comes from the coding sequence TTGGAAGCACTCAAAATCGATACCACGCAAGCGGTCGCCGCCATTGCCACCCTCAACGGCCGGCCTGGCCTTTACGCCGTTTCGGCGGCAGCGCGCCAGACCGGCGTGGAACCGGGTATGAGCCAAAACGCCGCCCAAGCCTTATGCCCGACACTGACTCTGCTGCCGCGTGACCCGGCGGCCGAAAAGGCGGCACTCAAACGACTGGCCAACATCGGCTTACATTTCAGCCCCTGGGTCAGCCTGGACCGGCCCGATTGCCAGCTACTCGAAATCGGCAGTTGTCTAACTTTGTTCGGCGGCACCGACCGTTTCAGGCAACAACTACGGGATGCTTGTCTGGCGGCCGGCCACACCCCAGCCATAGCGATTGCGCCAACCGCCGCCGCTGCGGAATTGTTGGCCGGCCTGGGTTTGGAAATGCAAATTACGGAGCCCGCCCAACTGCGTTCTGCCTTGGGTCCGTTGCCGATCGCAGCCTTGGGATTGGAGGGCAAAACCTTGGCCCGCCTGGGCAATGCCGGCATCCGCCGCTTGGTCGACCTGTGGCGCTTACCGCGCGACGGCCTGGCCCGGCGTTACGGCAACGGTTTATTGCAACGCCTGGATAGCTTGCTCGGCCTTCAACCCACGGTTCTCAACGCCTTTCACAGGCCACCGGCCTTTGCCGCTCGCCGGGAATTGCCGATCGATTTGACCCGGCTGGACCATTTTTTCCCGGCCATCGCACAATTGGTCGAGGCTTGGGAGGAATTCCTGAGACAGCGCGACGCGGTGGCGCTGGCGGTAGCGCTAGACCTGCACCACCACCGCCGGCCGTCGACCCGGCTGGAATTACGTTTTCGCCACGGCAACCGCGATGCCGGCCATTGTCTGGCCTTGCTGCGGGAAAAACTGGAGCGCAGCCCGCTACCGGCGCCGGTCCTCGGCGTCGAGCTACTCTGTAGCGAAATCGCCCAATGTCAGCCGGCCATCAGTTCGCTGTTCGCTGAAGAGCAGGCCACGGAAGCCAACAGCGACTGGCAAGCGATGCTGGACCAAGTGCAGAACCGGCTCGGCCACCATGCCTTACAACGCTTCGCCGTCGCCGCCGACCACCGGCCGGAACGCGCGCACCATCACGATACAACCCAAACGGCAATGCTGACCGTGGCATCGCCCCGCCCGCTTTGGCTGCTTGACGCGCCCGAACCGTTATCTGCCGACAGTTTCACGCTACTGTCGCCGGCCGAACGCATCGAATCCGGCTGGTGGGACAATCAAGCGCTACGCCGCGACTACTTTATCGGCCAGGACCGTCTGGGCCGCAAACTATGGCTGTTTCGCGAACTCGCCGGCAACCGGGGCTGGTATCTGCATGGCTTGTTCGGCTGA
- a CDS encoding error-prone DNA polymerase yields the protein MACSADGNAAAIGFAELHCLSNFSFLRGASHQEELVATAAALGYQALALTDECSLAGVVRAHLAALKHNIQLIVGSEFRLDDGLKLLLLATDRDSYGNLSALITLARRQADKGRYRLSRADLAAHLPHGCLAIWLPGTGSPAADGAWLQQLFGSDLWLGAGRFLTGNDEVWLAECRQLANNVGIPVVACNDVHMHRRSRQALQDTLTAIRLGRSLPDLGYALFANGERHLRSLPRLAQLYPEEWLQQSLAISARCKFSLSELRYEYPRELVPNGYTPATWLRHLTETGIRKRWPTGEPNKVRQQIEHELALIADLAYEPYFLTVHDIVRFAREQGILCQGRGSAANSAVCFCLGITEVDPSRMNLLFERFLSRERNEPPDIDVDFEHERREQVIQYIYQKYGRHRAALAATVITYRSRSAVRDVGKALGLNAAQIERLAGTVDRWDGYKLMPEALQECGFDPTSPTVQRLLALVEQIKGFPRHLSQHVGGFVIARDDLSRLVPVENASMADRTVIQWEKDDLEAMGLLKVDILALGMLSAIRRALSYLDHYSRPPGSQTGAAWTLADIPAEDPAVYRMLQQADSIGVFQVESRAQMTMLPRLQPANFYDLVIEIAIVRPGPIQGEMVHPYLARRQGLEPVVYPSPEVKAVLERTLGIPIFQEQVMQLSMVAAGFSADEADQLRRAMAAWKRKGGLEPFERKLLEGMRARGYSAEFAQRIFQQIKGFGDYGFPESHSASFALLAYVSAWLKCRHPAAFCCALLNSQPMGFYGPSQLVQDARRHGVEVRPVDVQTSVFECSLELIPDVAPALRLGFNQVKGLAPATANAIVQARLQGRFANVADLAARAGLKRQDLEFLAAADALQALAGNRHQAFWAAGGIEPPTSVFGVPAIAEATPLLKPPSLGQDVTADYASTRLTLRSHPLALLRTRLRRWGVTTAASLWQRRNGSIAQVAGLVICRQRPMTASGVTFVTLEDETGQVNLVVWPATAMAQRKPLLKARLLSVTGTIQQEDGVLHLVAGKLEDWSGWIGDLATAYL from the coding sequence ATGGCTTGTTCGGCTGACGGCAACGCGGCGGCCATCGGCTTCGCCGAACTGCATTGTTTATCCAATTTCAGTTTTCTGCGTGGCGCCTCGCACCAGGAAGAACTGGTCGCAACCGCCGCCGCGCTGGGCTACCAAGCATTAGCACTGACCGACGAATGCTCGCTGGCCGGCGTAGTGCGCGCCCATCTGGCCGCACTCAAACACAACATCCAGTTGATCGTCGGCAGCGAATTCCGTCTGGACGACGGTTTGAAGCTATTGCTGCTCGCCACCGACCGCGATAGTTACGGCAACCTGTCGGCATTAATTACGCTGGCCCGGCGCCAGGCCGATAAAGGCCGCTATCGCTTGAGCCGGGCCGATCTCGCTGCTCATTTACCACATGGTTGTCTGGCGATCTGGCTGCCCGGCACCGGTTCTCCGGCGGCCGACGGCGCTTGGCTGCAGCAGCTGTTCGGCAGCGACCTATGGCTGGGCGCCGGCCGTTTCCTGACCGGCAACGATGAGGTCTGGCTGGCCGAATGCCGGCAATTGGCGAACAACGTCGGCATCCCGGTCGTGGCTTGCAACGACGTGCATATGCATCGCCGCTCGCGGCAAGCGTTGCAGGACACCTTGACCGCGATCCGCCTCGGCCGGTCACTGCCGGACTTAGGTTACGCCTTGTTCGCCAATGGCGAGCGGCATCTGCGCTCCCTGCCCCGGCTGGCCCAACTGTATCCGGAAGAATGGCTGCAACAATCGTTGGCAATCTCTGCACGTTGTAAGTTCTCGCTGAGCGAATTGCGCTACGAATATCCGCGCGAACTGGTACCGAACGGTTATACGCCGGCAACCTGGCTGCGGCATTTGACCGAGACAGGGATTCGCAAACGTTGGCCGACTGGCGAACCCAACAAAGTCCGCCAGCAAATCGAACACGAATTGGCGCTGATCGCCGATCTGGCTTACGAGCCTTATTTTTTGACCGTGCACGACATCGTCCGCTTCGCCCGCGAGCAAGGCATCCTCTGCCAGGGCCGCGGTTCGGCCGCCAATTCGGCCGTGTGTTTTTGCCTGGGGATTACCGAGGTCGACCCTAGCCGGATGAATTTGTTATTCGAGCGATTTCTGTCGCGGGAGCGCAACGAGCCGCCGGATATCGACGTCGATTTCGAACACGAGCGCCGCGAGCAAGTCATTCAATACATCTACCAAAAATACGGCCGCCACCGCGCGGCGCTGGCAGCGACGGTGATTACTTACCGCTCTCGCAGCGCGGTGCGCGACGTCGGCAAGGCTCTGGGTTTGAATGCAGCGCAGATCGAACGCCTGGCCGGCACGGTGGACCGCTGGGACGGCTATAAATTGATGCCGGAAGCGTTGCAAGAATGCGGCTTCGATCCCACCAGCCCGACCGTGCAACGTTTGCTTGCCCTGGTCGAACAAATCAAAGGCTTTCCGCGGCATTTGTCGCAACACGTCGGCGGCTTCGTCATCGCCCGCGACGACCTGTCGCGGCTGGTGCCGGTGGAAAACGCCAGCATGGCCGACCGCACCGTGATTCAGTGGGAAAAGGACGACCTGGAAGCGATGGGGCTACTGAAAGTCGACATTCTGGCGCTGGGCATGCTCAGCGCAATCCGCCGTGCCCTGAGTTATCTGGACCACTATAGTCGTCCGCCCGGTTCGCAAACCGGCGCAGCCTGGACCTTGGCCGACATCCCGGCCGAAGACCCGGCGGTTTACCGCATGCTGCAACAAGCCGACAGCATCGGCGTATTCCAAGTCGAATCGCGGGCCCAAATGACGATGCTGCCGCGTTTGCAACCGGCGAATTTTTACGATCTGGTCATCGAAATCGCCATCGTCCGGCCCGGGCCGATTCAGGGCGAAATGGTGCATCCCTATCTGGCCCGGCGCCAGGGGCTGGAACCGGTCGTTTATCCCAGTCCGGAAGTGAAAGCGGTGCTGGAACGTACCCTGGGTATCCCGATTTTTCAGGAACAAGTGATGCAACTATCCATGGTAGCAGCCGGCTTTAGCGCCGACGAAGCCGACCAGTTGCGGCGGGCGATGGCGGCCTGGAAACGCAAGGGCGGTTTGGAGCCGTTTGAGCGCAAACTGTTGGAAGGCATGCGCGCACGCGGCTACAGCGCCGAGTTTGCCCAGCGCATATTTCAGCAAATCAAAGGTTTCGGCGACTACGGCTTCCCGGAATCGCATTCCGCCAGCTTTGCCTTGCTGGCTTATGTCTCGGCCTGGTTGAAATGCCGCCATCCGGCGGCGTTTTGTTGCGCACTGCTGAACAGCCAGCCGATGGGCTTTTACGGCCCGTCGCAACTGGTGCAGGACGCCCGGCGCCACGGTGTCGAGGTACGGCCGGTGGACGTGCAGACCAGTGTGTTTGAATGTAGCTTGGAATTGATACCCGATGTGGCGCCGGCCTTGCGGCTGGGCTTTAACCAGGTCAAAGGCCTGGCGCCAGCCACTGCCAATGCCATCGTCCAGGCCCGGCTGCAAGGCCGGTTTGCCAACGTCGCCGATCTCGCGGCGCGCGCCGGCCTCAAGCGGCAGGATTTGGAATTTCTGGCTGCCGCCGATGCCTTGCAGGCCCTGGCCGGCAACCGCCACCAAGCCTTTTGGGCGGCCGGCGGCATCGAACCGCCAACCTCGGTATTTGGCGTACCGGCCATTGCCGAAGCCACGCCGCTGTTGAAACCGCCCAGCCTCGGCCAGGACGTCACCGCCGATTACGCCAGCACCCGACTGACATTACGCAGCCATCCGCTGGCCTTGTTGCGGACCCGCTTGCGCCGCTGGGGCGTAACGACGGCGGCGTCACTATGGCAACGCCGCAACGGCAGCATCGCCCAGGTCGCCGGCCTGGTGATCTGCCGACAACGGCCGATGACCGCGTCCGGCGTGACGTTCGTAACCCTGGAAGACGAGACCGGCCAAGTCAATCTGGTGGTTTGGCCGGCCACGGCAATGGCCCAGCGCAAACCCTTACTCAAAGCCCGCCTGCTGTCGGTGACCGGCACGATCCAGCAGGAAGACGGTGTGTTGCATTTGGTGGCCGGCAAGCTGGAAGATTGGAGTGGCTGGATAGGCGATCTGGCAACAGCCTATCTTTGA
- a CDS encoding DegT/DnrJ/EryC1/StrS family aminotransferase gives MNNQIYVTQPSLPPLDEFIPYLQQIWDSKILTNGGPFHQQFEQALCDYLGIKYISLFANGTLALVTALQSLRITGEVITTPYSFVATSHALLWNGIKPVFVDIASNTLNLDPAKIESAITPQTTAIMPVHCYGHPCDVETIQNIADNYNLKIIYDAAHAFGVKDDGGSILRHGDLSVLSFHATKVFNTFEGGAIVCPDAKTKQRIDHLKNFGFVDEVTVVAPGINGKMNEFNAALGLLQLKSIDQALNKRKALDAHYRKELRSIKGIHCLSLTYEKVANYAYFPILVSPEYRLSRDELFQKLRKNGIYARRYFHPLISEFPMYRGLPSANKSNLPIASKVATEVICLPIYPDLQYDQIDFILEVIKKESE, from the coding sequence GTGAACAACCAAATATATGTAACACAACCGTCATTACCACCTCTTGACGAATTTATTCCGTATTTACAACAAATTTGGGACAGTAAAATACTGACCAATGGTGGGCCTTTTCATCAACAATTTGAACAAGCACTTTGCGATTATTTAGGGATTAAATATATTTCATTATTCGCTAATGGTACCTTAGCGCTTGTTACGGCATTGCAATCATTACGTATTACCGGAGAGGTTATCACAACGCCTTATTCTTTCGTAGCAACATCACACGCCTTACTATGGAATGGGATAAAACCGGTTTTTGTAGATATTGCTTCCAACACACTCAATCTAGATCCTGCAAAAATAGAATCGGCAATCACCCCACAAACAACAGCGATAATGCCAGTTCATTGCTATGGTCATCCTTGCGACGTCGAAACCATTCAAAATATTGCCGATAATTACAACCTCAAGATTATATACGACGCCGCTCACGCTTTCGGCGTAAAAGATGATGGGGGTAGTATTCTAAGGCATGGAGACCTATCCGTGTTAAGTTTCCATGCAACCAAAGTATTTAATACTTTTGAAGGTGGAGCAATCGTCTGTCCAGATGCAAAAACCAAACAGCGGATCGACCACCTTAAAAACTTTGGCTTTGTAGATGAAGTAACTGTTGTTGCGCCAGGTATTAATGGCAAAATGAATGAGTTTAATGCCGCTCTTGGCTTGTTACAACTCAAAAGCATTGATCAAGCACTAAATAAACGTAAAGCTCTGGACGCCCATTACCGTAAAGAATTGCGATCCATAAAGGGTATTCATTGTTTATCTCTCACTTACGAAAAAGTAGCGAACTACGCCTATTTTCCTATTCTAGTGAGCCCAGAGTATCGGCTTAGCCGTGATGAGTTATTCCAAAAACTGAGAAAAAACGGCATTTATGCTCGTCGTTACTTCCACCCGCTAATTAGTGAATTTCCAATGTATAGAGGATTGCCCTCAGCTAACAAATCGAACTTGCCAATAGCAAGCAAGGTTGCAACTGAAGTAATTTGTTTACCAATTTATCCGGATTTGCAATACGATCAGATTGATTTTATCCTAGAAGTAATCAAAAAGGAAAGTGAATGA